One genomic segment of Paenibacillus durus includes these proteins:
- the alaS gene encoding alanine--tRNA ligase, protein MKASEIRSKWLEFFAGKGHKIEPSASLVPHNDPSLLWINAGMAPLKAYFDGRVKPENPRLANSQKCIRTNDIENVGKTRRHHTFFEMLGNFSIGDYFKEEAITWAWEFLTGKEWIGFDPDRLAVTVYPEDEEAFKFWNEKIGLPAERIIKLEDNFWDIGEGPCGPCTEIFYDRGEAYGSDMSDPEMYPGGENERYLEVWNLVFSQFNHNKDGSYTPLPNKNIDTGAGLERFASILQDVDSNFDTDLFQPIIQTTAKLAGVNYKDNLEQDIALKVISDHIRTVTFAVGDGVLPSNEGRGYIIRRLLRRAVRYGKTLGLDRPFMYELTTVVGDIMGVYYPTVVENREYIAKIIRMEEDRFHETLSDGLEILGEISDRAKADGVNVISGADAFKLYDTYGFPFDLTEDYAAEQGLKVDREGFDAAMQEQRDRARAARHDSGSMKVQGGALSELTVKSQFVGYNDLVAETKIAAIVVGDELVDIAGEGAEAQVILESTPFYAESGGQVSDHGVLTGSSVTAKVNGLFKAPRGQHVHLVTVESGELKVGDTIRAEVNRSEREDVVKNHTATHLLHKALKEVLGSHVNQAGSLVEGQRLRFDFSHFGAITPEELTQIEHKVNEQIWRGLDVVIENKPIDEAKAMGAMALFGEKYGDIVRVVQVGDYSLELCGGCHVSNTSQIGIFKLVSESGIGSGVRRIEAVTGRYAYQYTESQLDVLKQAAALLKSSLPDVPKRIEALSGQVRELARENESLQSKLSAAAAAELTSSVKTVGSGVQVLTASVQAGSMDALRSMADELKAKLPAAVIVLGAAMDDKVNFVVAVPQTLVKQGYHAGKLVKEVAAVCGGGGGGRPDMAQAGGKDASKLAAALAKAEELVAAQG, encoded by the coding sequence ATGAAAGCAAGTGAAATCCGTTCCAAATGGCTGGAGTTTTTTGCAGGCAAAGGCCATAAAATCGAGCCTAGCGCGTCGCTCGTCCCTCACAATGACCCATCCCTCTTGTGGATCAATGCGGGCATGGCGCCGCTTAAAGCTTATTTCGACGGACGCGTGAAGCCGGAAAATCCGCGTCTTGCAAACTCACAGAAGTGTATCCGCACGAACGACATTGAGAACGTCGGCAAGACGCGCCGGCATCATACGTTTTTTGAAATGCTGGGGAACTTCTCCATCGGCGACTATTTCAAGGAAGAAGCGATTACTTGGGCCTGGGAATTCCTGACGGGCAAGGAGTGGATCGGCTTCGATCCGGATCGGCTTGCGGTTACCGTCTATCCCGAGGATGAAGAAGCGTTCAAGTTCTGGAATGAAAAAATCGGACTGCCCGCAGAGCGCATCATCAAGCTGGAAGACAACTTCTGGGATATCGGCGAAGGGCCTTGCGGACCTTGCACGGAAATTTTCTATGACCGCGGCGAAGCCTACGGCAGCGACATGTCGGACCCGGAAATGTATCCGGGCGGCGAGAACGAACGCTACCTTGAAGTGTGGAACCTCGTATTCTCGCAGTTCAACCATAACAAGGACGGCAGCTATACGCCGCTTCCGAACAAGAACATCGATACCGGCGCGGGTCTTGAACGTTTCGCTTCCATCCTCCAGGACGTGGATTCGAATTTCGACACCGATCTGTTCCAGCCGATCATTCAAACGACGGCCAAGCTTGCAGGCGTAAACTACAAGGATAACCTGGAGCAGGATATTGCGCTGAAAGTCATCTCCGACCATATCCGTACCGTGACTTTCGCGGTAGGCGACGGCGTGCTGCCTTCCAATGAAGGCCGCGGCTATATTATCCGCCGTCTGCTGCGCCGCGCGGTGCGCTACGGCAAGACGCTGGGCCTCGACCGTCCGTTCATGTATGAGCTGACGACCGTTGTGGGCGACATTATGGGCGTCTACTATCCGACTGTGGTGGAGAACCGCGAATATATTGCCAAAATCATTCGTATGGAGGAAGATCGCTTCCATGAAACGCTGTCCGACGGCCTGGAGATCCTCGGCGAAATCAGCGACCGGGCGAAGGCAGACGGTGTGAACGTGATCAGCGGAGCGGATGCTTTCAAGCTGTATGACACCTATGGTTTCCCGTTCGACCTGACGGAAGACTATGCTGCCGAGCAGGGGCTGAAAGTCGACCGTGAAGGGTTCGACGCGGCGATGCAGGAGCAGCGCGACCGGGCAAGAGCAGCCCGCCACGACAGCGGCAGCATGAAGGTGCAGGGCGGCGCGTTGTCCGAACTGACGGTTAAAAGCCAGTTTGTTGGATATAATGACCTCGTAGCCGAAACGAAAATCGCCGCGATTGTCGTCGGCGACGAACTGGTGGACATCGCAGGCGAGGGTGCGGAAGCACAGGTTATTCTGGAGTCGACTCCGTTCTATGCTGAAAGCGGCGGCCAAGTAAGCGATCATGGCGTACTGACGGGCAGCTCCGTTACCGCGAAGGTTAACGGACTGTTTAAAGCGCCGCGCGGCCAGCATGTTCATCTGGTGACGGTGGAATCCGGCGAGCTGAAAGTGGGCGATACGATCCGCGCCGAAGTGAACCGTTCGGAACGCGAGGATGTCGTGAAGAACCACACGGCTACCCACCTGCTGCATAAAGCGCTCAAGGAAGTGCTTGGCAGTCACGTTAATCAGGCGGGCTCGCTTGTGGAAGGGCAGCGCCTGCGTTTCGACTTCTCGCATTTCGGCGCGATTACGCCGGAAGAGTTGACGCAAATCGAGCATAAGGTCAATGAGCAGATCTGGCGCGGATTAGACGTCGTGATCGAAAACAAACCGATTGACGAAGCCAAAGCGATGGGCGCAATGGCACTCTTTGGCGAGAAGTACGGCGATATCGTCCGCGTAGTGCAGGTCGGCGATTACAGCCTTGAGCTGTGCGGCGGCTGCCATGTGAGCAATACGTCGCAGATTGGCATTTTCAAGCTGGTCAGCGAGAGCGGCATCGGCTCCGGCGTGCGCCGGATCGAAGCAGTGACCGGCCGTTACGCTTACCAGTACACGGAGAGCCAGCTCGACGTGCTGAAGCAGGCTGCCGCGCTGCTGAAATCGTCGCTTCCGGACGTGCCGAAGCGGATCGAGGCTTTGAGCGGCCAGGTGCGCGAGCTTGCACGCGAGAACGAGTCGCTGCAATCGAAGCTCAGCGCCGCTGCCGCGGCCGAGTTGACGAGCAGCGTGAAGACGGTCGGCAGCGGAGTACAGGTGCTGACGGCTTCCGTACAGGCCGGCAGCATGGACGCGCTGCGGTCGATGGCCGACGAGCTGAAGGCGAAGCTGCCTGCGGCGGTCATCGTGCTGGGCGCCGCCATGGATGACAAAGTGAACTTTGTCGTCGCGGTTCCGCAGACGCTGGTGAAGCAGGGCTATCATGCCGGCAAGCTGGTGAAGGAAGTCGCAGCGGTATGCGGCGGCGGCGGGGGCGGCCGCCCGGATATGGCGCAGGCTGGCGGCAAGGACGCTTCCAAGCTCGCGGCCGCGCTGGCGAAAGCGGAAGAGCTGGTGGCCGCCCAGGGCTGA
- a CDS encoding IreB family regulatory phosphoprotein, producing the protein MDSMDKTVKFNVKGDEKEASPREILLTVHNALVEKDYNPINQIVGYLLSGDPAYIPRHNNARSLVRRKERDELIEELVRFYLANQPADKVK; encoded by the coding sequence ATGGACTCCATGGACAAAACGGTCAAATTCAATGTGAAGGGCGACGAGAAAGAGGCATCTCCCCGCGAGATCCTGCTTACCGTTCACAACGCCCTGGTGGAGAAGGATTATAATCCGATCAACCAGATTGTTGGCTACCTTCTTTCCGGTGATCCGGCTTACATCCCGCGCCACAACAATGCGAGAAGTTTGGTCCGGAGGAAAGAACGTGACGAGCTGATTGAGGAACTGGTCCGGTTCTACCTTGCCAATCAGCCGGCGGATAAGGTCAAATGA
- the ruvX gene encoding Holliday junction resolvase RuvX, producing MRKLGLDYGDRRIGAAVSDAFGWTAQGLETIERRRDGSEMERIRRLIEEYEVSEIVVGLPKNMNGTVGPRGEICIEFANELRETLSLPVHLWDERLTTVSAERVLIEGDVSRKKRKGIVDKMAAVLILQNFLDANSKR from the coding sequence ATGAGGAAACTCGGTCTGGATTACGGGGATCGCCGGATCGGCGCAGCCGTAAGCGATGCTTTTGGCTGGACCGCTCAAGGACTGGAGACCATCGAACGCCGCCGGGACGGAAGTGAGATGGAGCGAATCCGTCGCTTGATCGAGGAATACGAAGTATCCGAGATTGTAGTCGGCCTGCCCAAGAATATGAACGGCACAGTGGGCCCCCGCGGCGAGATTTGCATTGAATTTGCAAACGAGCTGCGGGAGACGCTGAGTTTGCCCGTACACCTTTGGGATGAACGCCTGACGACGGTATCTGCTGAGCGGGTGCTGATTGAAGGCGATGTCAGCCGCAAGAAGCGCAAAGGAATTGTGGATAAGATGGCCGCAGTTCTGATTTTGCAAAATTTTTTGGATGCTAACAGTAAAAGGTGA
- a CDS encoding DUF1292 domain-containing protein: MANEQIGMDEEPEIIYIPDDEGNEEEFEVIMKFEVDGSDSKYMMVVPLDSEDEEADEVYAFRYEEDGEDLQLFMIEDDEEWAIVEETFNTLVDELDGGAGND, encoded by the coding sequence ATGGCAAACGAGCAGATCGGCATGGATGAGGAACCGGAGATTATTTATATTCCCGATGATGAAGGCAACGAAGAGGAATTCGAGGTTATCATGAAGTTCGAGGTCGACGGCTCCGATTCCAAGTATATGATGGTGGTGCCGCTCGATTCCGAGGACGAGGAAGCCGACGAGGTATACGCATTCCGCTATGAAGAAGACGGAGAAGACCTGCAGCTCTTCATGATCGAAGATGATGAGGAGTGGGCGATTGTCGAGGAGACCTTCAACACTCTGGTTGACGAGCTGGATGGAGGAGCAGGGAATGACTGA
- a CDS encoding DUF1292 domain-containing protein, with protein MTEFSAGQAVWTSRLKDAYGETVELEDENGKASVHQIIAEFEVQGRGYAVLQDSERDGEREILRIVVSQGGPPELESIEDDDEWEDISELYDELTFPDDEV; from the coding sequence ATGACTGAGTTTTCTGCCGGCCAAGCGGTATGGACTTCCAGGCTGAAAGACGCCTATGGAGAGACCGTGGAACTGGAAGACGAGAACGGTAAGGCTTCCGTGCATCAAATCATCGCCGAATTTGAAGTGCAAGGCCGCGGCTACGCGGTGCTGCAAGATTCGGAAAGGGATGGGGAGCGGGAAATCCTGCGCATCGTTGTTTCCCAAGGCGGTCCGCCAGAGCTGGAGAGTATTGAAGACGACGACGAATGGGAAGATATCTCGGAGCTGTATGACGAGCTGACTTTTCCGGACGACGAAGTGTAA
- the mltG gene encoding endolytic transglycosylase MltG: protein MKSVIRNLLIVLLLLIAVAGAGIWYIWNGMKPVEPSGPAVNITIEKGMGSLEIADLLESKGIIRSALLFKGYLKWTNEGSQFKAGTYSAAPGATYDNLITRLNAGDVVKKETVVFTIPEGYTAKQIADRLAQAWGKDASLFLSQIDTGAELKETDILSIPQEKDIRHRLEGYMFPETYELVKDSTPQQIVEKMMEELQKRLDSISGWQTRLKDRGLTLHELLTVASLVEREVVVDSERPLVAGVIYNRLNKGQKLEIDATVQYLLAQPKERLLYKDLEVESPYNTYRNTGLPPGPICSPGLASIKAALEPETSDYYYYVTKKDGSQAHLFAKTYKEHLANIKKSQAAAK from the coding sequence TTGAAGTCCGTCATCCGCAATCTGTTGATTGTCCTGCTGCTGCTTATCGCTGTGGCGGGTGCAGGAATTTGGTATATATGGAATGGTATGAAACCGGTGGAACCGTCAGGGCCCGCTGTAAACATTACCATTGAAAAAGGCATGGGCAGCTTGGAAATTGCCGACCTTTTGGAGAGTAAGGGGATTATCCGCAGCGCTCTTTTGTTTAAAGGCTATTTGAAGTGGACGAACGAAGGATCGCAGTTCAAGGCAGGGACTTACAGCGCCGCTCCCGGCGCAACTTATGACAATCTGATCACCCGCTTGAACGCGGGAGATGTGGTGAAGAAGGAAACCGTCGTCTTTACCATTCCTGAAGGGTATACGGCGAAGCAGATTGCGGACAGGCTCGCTCAGGCCTGGGGCAAGGACGCCTCTCTTTTTTTGTCGCAGATAGATACGGGGGCGGAGCTGAAGGAGACAGACATTTTAAGCATTCCGCAGGAAAAGGATATTCGCCACCGGCTGGAGGGCTATATGTTCCCGGAGACGTATGAGCTTGTCAAAGACAGCACGCCGCAGCAAATTGTCGAGAAGATGATGGAGGAGCTGCAGAAGAGGCTGGACAGCATTTCGGGTTGGCAGACCCGTCTTAAAGATCGCGGATTAACTCTGCATGAACTGCTGACCGTCGCTTCCCTGGTGGAGCGTGAAGTCGTTGTGGACAGCGAGCGTCCGCTTGTGGCCGGAGTTATTTACAACAGGCTTAATAAAGGACAAAAGCTTGAGATCGACGCTACCGTCCAGTATCTGCTTGCCCAGCCTAAGGAAAGACTGCTGTATAAGGATCTCGAAGTCGAGAGCCCATATAATACGTACCGGAATACCGGCCTGCCGCCAGGACCGATCTGCAGCCCGGGTCTAGCCTCCATTAAGGCGGCGCTTGAGCCGGAGACCTCGGATTATTATTATTACGTCACGAAGAAGGACGGAAGCCAGGCCCATTTATTCGCTAAGACGTACAAGGAGCATTTAGCCAATATCAAAAAAAGCCAGGCAGCAGCGAAATAA
- a CDS encoding peptidase U32 family protein, producing MKSKPELLATAASLTEAAALLDAGADALLIGDDRFGMRLAGHFSLEDTAAVVAMAHERGRKIYAGLGGLMPNRLLGELPAYIKAIAEIGVDAAEFGDPAVLAAARREAPGLKLHWNAEMTSTNYATANYWGRKGASRVVLARELNMDEITEMVPSLEVEAQVQVHGMTNIYHSKRKLVESYMAHQGRPVDGGSMGKERGLFLVEAERPDEKFPIYEDVNGTHIMSSDDLCILEDLHILMEAGVHSFKIEGLLKPAAYNVAAIKAYRQAIDAYAQDPAGYAFQEEWLDTVRALQDPERELTFGFFYKEQVY from the coding sequence ATGAAGAGCAAACCGGAGCTGCTGGCGACGGCCGCTTCCCTTACGGAAGCAGCCGCGCTGCTGGATGCCGGAGCCGATGCGCTTCTGATCGGCGATGACCGGTTCGGCATGCGGCTGGCCGGACATTTCAGTCTGGAGGATACGGCGGCGGTAGTGGCAATGGCCCATGAACGCGGCCGCAAAATATATGCCGGGCTCGGAGGGCTGATGCCGAACCGGCTGCTGGGTGAGCTTCCGGCCTATATCAAGGCCATAGCGGAGATCGGCGTGGATGCTGCCGAGTTCGGTGATCCGGCCGTACTGGCCGCGGCTCGGCGTGAAGCGCCCGGCCTTAAGCTTCACTGGAACGCGGAGATGACGTCCACTAATTACGCGACGGCCAATTATTGGGGGCGCAAAGGCGCTTCCCGTGTAGTTCTGGCCCGAGAGCTGAATATGGACGAGATCACGGAAATGGTCCCTAGCCTCGAAGTGGAGGCCCAGGTTCAAGTGCATGGAATGACCAATATTTATCACTCCAAGCGTAAACTGGTGGAGAGTTATATGGCCCATCAGGGGCGTCCGGTAGATGGCGGAAGCATGGGCAAAGAACGCGGTCTGTTTCTGGTCGAGGCGGAGCGTCCCGATGAGAAATTCCCGATCTATGAAGATGTGAACGGCACACATATCATGAGCTCGGATGATCTTTGCATACTGGAAGATCTGCATATACTGATGGAGGCGGGGGTTCACAGCTTCAAAATTGAAGGGCTGCTCAAGCCGGCCGCTTACAATGTTGCGGCAATCAAGGCTTACCGCCAGGCGATCGACGCGTATGCCCAAGACCCTGCGGGTTACGCGTTTCAAGAGGAGTGGCTGGATACCGTACGGGCGCTGCAGGACCCGGAGCGGGAGCTGACCTTCGGTTTCTTTTATAAAGAGCAGGTTTATTGA
- a CDS encoding peptidase U32 family protein — MNTVAKPQYKGKRYRLDKPELLAPAGNLEKLKFAVHYGADAVYIGGQKYGLRSNADNFSFEEMREGVEFAKKYGAKVFVATNIYAHNEDIAGIEEYLRNLYEVGIAAIIVADPAIVDIALRTVPGLEVHLSTQQSTLNWQAVAFWKEEGLPRVVLGRETSLQEIAEIKEHVDIEIEAFIHGAMCSSYSGRCVLSNHFTDRDSNRGGCCQSCRWKYDLFEDARPGEVWVSEEQSAGESPQRLELGVTQLPLHQPEDNPFSMGAKDLCMLESIPDLIEAGIDSFKIEGRMKSIHYVATVVNAYRKAIDAYMADPEHYELKQEWLDELNKAANRPLNTGFFYDTPDHEDHIYEPEEKAAPYDFAGLVLDYDAETGMALIQQRNHFKPGQEVEFFGPDRLPFKQIVGELQDEQGVPLDAARHPLQHIRMKVEQPVAYFDMMRKKK; from the coding sequence ATGAACACTGTGGCCAAGCCGCAATATAAAGGCAAGCGTTACCGCTTGGACAAACCGGAGCTCCTGGCTCCGGCTGGAAATTTGGAAAAATTGAAATTCGCCGTGCATTATGGCGCGGATGCGGTATATATCGGCGGGCAGAAGTACGGCCTGCGCTCGAATGCGGACAACTTCAGCTTTGAGGAAATGCGTGAAGGCGTGGAATTCGCCAAGAAATACGGCGCCAAAGTATTTGTGGCGACCAATATTTACGCCCATAACGAAGATATCGCCGGGATCGAAGAGTACCTGCGCAATCTGTACGAGGTCGGAATAGCTGCAATCATTGTGGCAGACCCTGCGATTGTGGACATCGCCCTGCGGACCGTCCCGGGTCTTGAGGTGCATCTCAGCACCCAGCAGTCCACGCTGAATTGGCAGGCCGTAGCCTTCTGGAAGGAAGAGGGGCTGCCGCGCGTCGTGCTGGGCCGCGAAACGAGCCTTCAGGAGATTGCCGAGATCAAGGAGCATGTCGATATCGAAATCGAGGCTTTTATCCATGGAGCGATGTGCTCTTCGTATTCCGGCCGCTGCGTACTGTCCAACCACTTTACGGATCGTGACTCGAACCGCGGGGGATGCTGCCAGTCATGCCGGTGGAAATATGATTTGTTCGAGGATGCCCGTCCAGGGGAAGTCTGGGTCTCCGAGGAGCAAAGTGCCGGAGAGTCTCCGCAGCGTCTGGAGCTCGGCGTTACGCAGCTTCCGCTGCATCAGCCGGAGGACAATCCGTTCTCGATGGGCGCCAAGGATCTCTGCATGCTGGAGAGCATTCCCGACCTGATCGAGGCTGGCATAGACAGCTTTAAAATCGAGGGACGGATGAAGTCGATCCACTATGTTGCTACCGTGGTCAATGCTTACCGCAAGGCAATCGACGCCTATATGGCCGATCCCGAGCATTACGAGCTGAAGCAGGAGTGGCTGGACGAGCTGAACAAAGCAGCCAACCGTCCGCTGAACACGGGATTTTTCTATGATACGCCGGATCATGAGGATCATATTTACGAGCCGGAAGAAAAAGCCGCGCCGTATGATTTTGCCGGCCTCGTGCTGGACTATGACGCAGAGACAGGTATGGCGCTGATTCAGCAGCGCAATCATTTCAAACCCGGCCAGGAGGTGGAGTTCTTCGGACCGGACCGCCTTCCGTTCAAGCAAATTGTGGGCGAGCTTCAGGATGAACAGGGCGTTCCGCTAGATGCAGCCCGCCATCCCTTGCAGCATATTCGGATGAAGGTTGAACAGCCGGTGGCTTATTTTGATATGATGCGGAAAAAGAAATAA
- a CDS encoding methyl-accepting chemotaxis protein, translated as MGAPKQERKRNGRQERVKAGQMDSSESVQNRMETAKTNLKQWLQRTVRQFKKVNPAKSVGVKLFLIFLSSIVVVVLGLGLMSYTKARDTIKDNVSEANRQTIIQNAEKLDIILNQYETLALQVFFDPQIQEQLTTLENASSNYEQFVANDDIGKKLSNQTTSDSNIVSFSLIPENEKLQIISSGNRDLVKNDIRTADWYKQAVANTDSYQPWFAKESANQQFFWFPMSAGVKGSTNVAVVRRIKDMNGQAGYVILIELKKDLFEDAFQSVKLGNGSHVQLVSPEGTVIASSVKEEDGKASQYAFIKDSKANNNSIEAEDASSNGLLAVFSPLAKADWKLTGIIPTNELVQDAKPILFTTYLAAGAAALLALLLGVWMVRMIARPLARLKDLMGVGAKGDLTVRTPYTSSDEIGQLSASFNLMMERITELVSQTTETAREVLETACELGEASRKTADSARDIAVATEEIAEGAGSLAIEAEKGNDLTAVLSRQMEHVILANKEMDTAARMVGESSGRGAEQLEELMKQTGRTGDMTKALVEKVDNLKETAMSVLKVLDVMKNITQQTNILSLNATIEAARAGEAGRGFMVVADEIRGLADQTRESIALVAGITDKIMNEMNETMNVLSEVTPLFAEQMSSVKSTGEIFVSVRGQMDSFVSSLQSVTVSIDSLKDAQIELSEAMGNVSAVAEESSATSEEVASLSSEQQNVSDQLVTLSANLESVSGNLKDKLALFKI; from the coding sequence ATGGGAGCTCCTAAACAGGAGAGAAAGAGAAATGGGCGTCAAGAACGGGTAAAAGCAGGTCAGATGGACAGCAGCGAATCCGTGCAGAACCGGATGGAGACAGCGAAGACGAACTTAAAACAATGGCTGCAGAGAACCGTCCGGCAATTCAAAAAGGTAAATCCCGCCAAGTCGGTCGGCGTAAAGCTGTTTCTTATTTTTCTATCTTCCATTGTCGTCGTGGTGCTGGGTCTGGGACTGATGTCTTATACCAAGGCCAGGGACACCATTAAAGATAACGTATCCGAAGCCAACCGCCAGACGATTATCCAAAATGCCGAGAAGCTTGACATTATTTTGAACCAGTATGAGACGCTTGCATTGCAAGTATTCTTCGATCCGCAAATTCAGGAGCAGCTTACCACTCTTGAAAACGCTTCATCCAATTATGAGCAGTTTGTGGCAAATGATGATATCGGCAAAAAGCTGAGCAACCAGACGACCTCGGATTCCAATATTGTAAGCTTTTCCCTGATTCCAGAAAACGAAAAACTGCAGATTATCTCAAGCGGCAATCGCGATCTGGTCAAGAACGACATACGGACTGCGGACTGGTATAAACAAGCCGTTGCTAATACCGACAGCTATCAACCGTGGTTTGCCAAAGAATCAGCCAACCAGCAGTTCTTCTGGTTCCCGATGAGTGCCGGCGTGAAAGGCAGCACCAATGTCGCTGTTGTCCGCAGAATCAAGGATATGAATGGCCAGGCGGGTTACGTTATTCTGATCGAGCTTAAAAAGGACTTGTTTGAAGACGCTTTTCAAAGCGTCAAGCTGGGGAACGGCTCACACGTTCAGCTTGTTTCTCCGGAAGGGACCGTTATTGCTTCCTCGGTCAAAGAGGAGGACGGAAAAGCATCACAGTACGCATTTATCAAGGACAGCAAAGCCAATAACAACAGCATAGAAGCCGAAGACGCCAGCAGCAATGGTCTGTTGGCTGTCTTCAGCCCGCTTGCGAAAGCCGACTGGAAGCTAACAGGCATCATTCCGACCAACGAGCTTGTACAGGACGCGAAGCCGATTCTCTTCACTACTTATCTCGCCGCCGGTGCAGCTGCTCTGCTGGCGCTGCTGCTTGGCGTATGGATGGTGCGCATGATTGCCCGCCCGCTCGCGCGGCTTAAGGATCTGATGGGCGTAGGCGCCAAGGGAGACTTGACGGTACGGACACCCTATACATCCTCGGATGAGATCGGCCAGTTGTCGGCTTCTTTTAATCTGATGATGGAACGCATTACGGAGCTGGTCTCCCAGACAACGGAAACGGCCCGTGAGGTACTGGAGACGGCATGTGAGCTCGGGGAAGCATCCCGCAAGACGGCGGATTCCGCCAGAGATATTGCGGTCGCTACCGAAGAAATCGCGGAAGGCGCCGGCAGCTTGGCCATAGAAGCCGAAAAAGGCAATGATCTCACCGCCGTATTGTCGCGCCAGATGGAGCACGTCATCCTTGCCAACAAGGAAATGGATACAGCAGCTCGGATGGTGGGCGAGTCGAGCGGCAGGGGTGCGGAGCAGCTTGAAGAGCTGATGAAGCAGACCGGCCGCACCGGTGATATGACCAAAGCGCTCGTAGAGAAAGTGGACAATCTGAAGGAAACCGCCATGTCCGTGTTGAAGGTGCTCGATGTGATGAAAAATATTACGCAGCAGACGAATATTTTATCGCTCAACGCAACGATTGAGGCGGCGCGGGCGGGTGAGGCCGGACGGGGCTTCATGGTGGTAGCTGACGAAATTCGCGGATTGGCGGATCAGACCAGGGAATCTATCGCTTTGGTAGCGGGCATCACCGACAAGATTATGAACGAAATGAATGAGACGATGAACGTGCTTTCCGAGGTGACGCCGCTGTTCGCCGAGCAGATGAGCTCTGTGAAGAGCACTGGAGAAATCTTTGTATCGGTGCGCGGGCAAATGGACAGCTTTGTGTCCAGTCTTCAATCGGTAACCGTGTCTATCGACAGCTTGAAGGATGCGCAGATTGAGCTGTCGGAAGCGATGGGCAATGTCAGCGCCGTAGCCGAGGAATCATCCGCGACTTCGGAAGAGGTGGCTTCGCTCAGCAGCGAGCAGCAGAACGTGAGCGATCAGCTCGTAACGCTGTCAGCTAACCTGGAGAGCGTCTCCGGAAATCTGAAGGACAAGCTGGCGCTGTTCAAGATATAA